From Halomicrobium salinisoli, the proteins below share one genomic window:
- a CDS encoding site-2 protease family protein encodes MVSALTWVLAGIVAYTLVGMALRARGLLPDYVRLSGPITTLHTGRGRALLNKLAARRRFWRAWGNLGVGIALVVMVGSFLLVVVGAYSAIVDPQPTQLNQPRNVLAIPGVNDFLPLSVAPEIITGLVLGLIVHEGGHGLLCRVEDIEIDSLGLAFFTLIPVGAFVEPDEEELRESSRGSQLRMFAAGVTNNFALSLIALAVLFGPVMGAFAVVDGAPVGGVVPGSAADQAGIDRGDVLTGVDGQRVASTADLDAALANTSERTIAVNRREGEPVSVERSLVVTSAAAGAPLDINATVTAVDGTEVYTERGFERAARNATVATLRTDGGETVTTPLGASVLVAEDGPLAAEGAPAGESLVITAVGDRRTVAATDLTDAVASQSPGEPVTVVGFVDGERQRYEVTPAETDAGGLTLGIASIERGTSGFVVDEFGIKDYPAGSFLEILGGDAEDTATGSLSFAQRVFFVLLLPFAGAGAAGIDFNFAGFTGIATNFYEVEGALGAFGTEPAFLFANLLFWAGWINLVIGQFNCVPTFPLDGGHLLRASTESVVSRLPLPDKRRVVTTVSVTVTLVMIGSLLGMVFLPQLLT; translated from the coding sequence ATGGTGAGCGCGCTCACGTGGGTCCTCGCCGGTATCGTCGCCTACACCCTCGTCGGGATGGCGTTGCGTGCCCGGGGGTTGCTGCCCGACTACGTCCGGCTCTCGGGGCCGATCACGACCCTGCACACCGGCCGCGGGCGGGCGCTCCTGAACAAACTGGCCGCCCGGCGGCGGTTCTGGCGCGCCTGGGGGAACCTCGGCGTCGGGATCGCCCTCGTCGTCATGGTCGGCTCCTTCCTGCTGGTAGTGGTCGGGGCCTACAGCGCGATCGTCGATCCCCAGCCCACCCAGCTGAACCAGCCCCGAAACGTGCTGGCGATCCCCGGGGTCAACGACTTCCTCCCGCTGTCGGTCGCTCCGGAGATCATCACCGGCCTCGTGCTGGGGCTGATCGTCCACGAGGGCGGCCACGGCCTGCTCTGTCGGGTCGAGGACATCGAGATCGACTCGCTGGGGCTGGCCTTCTTCACGCTGATCCCCGTCGGCGCCTTCGTCGAGCCAGACGAGGAGGAGCTCCGGGAGTCCTCCCGCGGCTCGCAACTGCGGATGTTCGCCGCGGGCGTCACCAACAACTTCGCGCTGTCGCTGATCGCGCTGGCCGTCCTCTTCGGGCCAGTGATGGGGGCGTTCGCCGTCGTCGACGGCGCGCCCGTCGGCGGCGTCGTCCCCGGGTCCGCGGCCGACCAGGCCGGGATCGACCGGGGCGACGTCCTCACCGGCGTCGACGGGCAACGGGTCGCGTCGACGGCGGACCTCGACGCGGCGCTTGCCAACACCTCCGAGCGGACGATCGCCGTCAACCGCCGCGAGGGCGAGCCCGTGTCGGTCGAGCGGTCGCTCGTGGTCACCAGCGCCGCGGCAGGGGCGCCGCTGGACATCAACGCGACCGTCACCGCCGTCGACGGGACCGAGGTCTACACGGAGCGGGGCTTCGAGCGGGCGGCGCGCAACGCGACCGTCGCCACCCTGCGGACCGACGGCGGTGAGACGGTGACGACGCCGCTGGGCGCGTCCGTCCTCGTGGCCGAGGACGGGCCGCTGGCCGCCGAGGGCGCGCCGGCCGGCGAGTCGCTCGTGATCACGGCCGTCGGCGACCGACGCACCGTGGCGGCGACCGATCTCACCGACGCCGTCGCGAGCCAGTCGCCGGGCGAGCCGGTGACCGTCGTCGGCTTCGTCGACGGCGAGCGCCAGCGCTACGAGGTCACGCCGGCGGAGACCGACGCCGGCGGCCTCACGCTGGGCATCGCCTCGATCGAACGGGGCACCAGCGGCTTCGTCGTCGACGAGTTCGGCATCAAGGACTACCCCGCCGGATCCTTCCTCGAGATCCTCGGTGGCGATGCCGAGGACACCGCGACCGGATCGCTGTCCTTCGCCCAGCGGGTGTTCTTCGTGTTGCTCCTGCCGTTCGCCGGCGCGGGCGCCGCGGGCATCGACTTCAACTTCGCCGGCTTCACCGGCATCGCGACGAACTTCTACGAGGTCGAGGGGGCCCTCGGCGCGTTCGGGACCGAGCCGGCGTTCCTGTTCGCGAACCTCCTGTTCTGGGCGGGGTGGATCAACCTCGTCATCGGCCAGTTCAACTGCGTCCCGACGTTTCCGCTGGACGGCGGCCACCTCCTCCGGGCCAGCACGGAGTCGGTCGTCTCGCGGCTCCCGCTGCCGGACAAGCGCCGCGTCGTCACCACCGTCTCGGTGACCGTGACGCTCGTGATGATCGGGTCGCTGCTGGGGATGGTGTTCCTGCCCCAGCTGCTGACCTAG
- the argS gene encoding arginine--tRNA ligase, translating into MFRQTRAEVEGALEGALAALDLPTDDLGIEEPPEDVPAVLASSVAFRLAGEVGAAPPEVAGQVADEIDADELTYVDGVATQGPYLNFLPSEAYFAETLDAAQDDDYGRLPDRDTSLVLEHTSANPTGPVHVGRARNPIIGDALARVLSFAGYDVDRHYYVNDAGRQIAVFTWAYETFDEADLPEPERDSPEYEMVRYYRKGNAFLEEGDPDEVEDAEAEIQSILQGLEAGDDEAYERVTEVVDTVLSGMRGTLERLPAEFDEFVKETRFMRDGSTDDLVDRLQDLDEAVYEDDAWQLDLPGFDKNLVFLRSDDTSLYTTRDLAHHEWKLENYDEAVTVLGEDHKLQADQLKSTLDLLGHDTDRIRSVHYSWVNLPEGGMSTREGTGVDLDDLLDESVDRAREEVEERMDERIRDDDLTEADVERIARQVGIGAVRYDVVSKQPTKGITFEWERALDFEAQSAPYVQYVHARCCGILDEAGESPDPDDVDASLLETDAERDLLRAVARFPAVVEESADELRPHVVATYTRTLAERFNGFYRECPVLDADDETRAARLALVAAARHAVANSLDVLGVEAPDSM; encoded by the coding sequence ATGTTTCGCCAGACCCGCGCGGAGGTCGAGGGCGCCCTCGAGGGGGCGCTCGCAGCGCTCGACCTCCCCACCGACGACCTCGGGATCGAGGAGCCGCCGGAGGACGTCCCGGCCGTACTGGCCTCGAGCGTCGCCTTCCGGCTCGCCGGCGAGGTCGGGGCCGCCCCGCCCGAGGTCGCCGGTCAGGTCGCCGACGAGATCGACGCCGACGAACTGACCTACGTCGACGGCGTCGCGACCCAGGGACCGTACCTGAACTTCCTGCCGAGCGAGGCCTACTTCGCCGAGACGCTCGACGCCGCACAGGACGACGACTACGGCCGCCTGCCCGACCGCGACACCAGCCTCGTGCTGGAGCACACCTCCGCGAACCCGACCGGGCCGGTCCACGTCGGCCGCGCCCGCAACCCCATCATCGGCGACGCGCTGGCCCGCGTGCTCTCCTTCGCCGGATACGACGTCGACCGCCACTACTACGTCAACGACGCCGGCCGCCAGATCGCCGTGTTCACCTGGGCCTACGAGACCTTCGACGAGGCGGACCTCCCCGAGCCCGAACGGGACTCCCCCGAGTACGAGATGGTCCGCTACTACCGCAAGGGCAACGCGTTCCTCGAAGAGGGCGACCCCGACGAGGTCGAGGACGCCGAGGCCGAGATCCAGTCGATCCTCCAGGGTCTCGAGGCGGGCGACGACGAGGCCTACGAGCGCGTCACGGAGGTCGTCGACACGGTCCTCTCGGGTATGCGCGGGACGCTCGAACGGCTCCCGGCGGAGTTCGACGAGTTCGTCAAGGAGACGCGGTTCATGCGCGACGGCTCGACCGACGACCTGGTCGACCGCCTGCAGGACCTCGACGAGGCGGTCTACGAGGACGACGCCTGGCAGCTCGACCTCCCCGGGTTCGACAAGAACCTCGTCTTCCTCCGCTCCGACGACACCTCCCTCTACACCACGCGGGACCTGGCCCACCACGAGTGGAAGCTGGAGAACTACGACGAGGCGGTCACCGTCCTCGGCGAGGACCACAAGCTCCAGGCCGATCAGCTGAAGTCCACGCTGGACCTGCTGGGCCACGACACCGACCGCATCCGCTCGGTCCACTACTCCTGGGTGAACCTCCCCGAGGGCGGGATGAGCACCCGCGAGGGGACCGGCGTCGACCTCGACGACCTGCTCGACGAGTCCGTCGACCGCGCCCGCGAGGAGGTCGAGGAGCGCATGGACGAACGGATCCGCGACGACGACCTCACCGAGGCGGACGTCGAGCGCATCGCCCGCCAGGTCGGCATCGGCGCCGTCCGCTACGACGTCGTCTCCAAGCAGCCCACGAAGGGCATCACCTTCGAGTGGGAACGCGCCCTGGACTTCGAGGCCCAGTCCGCCCCCTACGTCCAGTACGTCCACGCGCGCTGTTGCGGCATTCTGGACGAGGCCGGGGAATCACCCGACCCCGACGACGTCGACGCGTCCCTGCTCGAGACCGACGCCGAGCGTGACCTCCTGCGGGCCGTCGCGCGCTTCCCGGCCGTCGTCGAGGAGAGCGCCGACGAACTCCGGCCGCACGTCGTCGCCACCTACACCCGGACGCTGGCCGAGCGGTTCAACGGCTTCTACCGGGAGTGTCCCGTCCTCGACGCCGACGACGAGACCCGCGCGGCCCGCCTCGCGCTGGTGGCCGCCGCCCGCCACGCCGTCGCCAACTCCCTCGACGTGCTGGGCGTCGAGGCGCCCGACTCGATGTAG
- a CDS encoding MinD/ParA family ATP-binding protein, with protein MAGYVCTIAGGKGGVGKTTTAVNVGVALQEMGHDVVVVDADLGMANLGAMLGVEHGTSVHDILASDAAVSDALADAPGGLTVIPGEQSLDAFADADPARLRKVIRTLRNAYDAVLIDTGAGLSHEVAVPLGLADGVLLVTTPDEVAVGDTVKTAQLADRIDDGGEVLGAVLNRVTRHTDVPAIADELGHHLLAVVPDDLEATSREPLVLNAPDSRAAQAFQGLTDHLDEVFFMGADSGDLDTVVEEEWFVGDDEADAAEAEEAVEADDADEDDESGGVFGLFN; from the coding sequence ATGGCGGGGTACGTCTGTACGATAGCGGGCGGTAAAGGCGGGGTCGGCAAGACCACGACGGCGGTCAACGTCGGCGTCGCCCTGCAGGAGATGGGCCACGACGTGGTCGTCGTCGACGCGGACCTCGGTATGGCGAACCTGGGGGCCATGCTCGGGGTCGAGCACGGCACCAGCGTCCACGACATCCTCGCCAGCGACGCGGCGGTCAGCGACGCCCTGGCGGACGCGCCGGGCGGGCTGACCGTCATCCCTGGCGAGCAGTCCCTGGACGCGTTCGCGGACGCCGACCCCGCCAGGCTCCGGAAGGTGATCAGGACGCTCCGGAACGCCTACGACGCGGTCCTGATCGACACGGGGGCGGGCCTGAGCCACGAGGTGGCCGTACCGCTGGGGCTGGCCGACGGCGTCCTACTGGTGACGACGCCGGACGAGGTCGCCGTCGGGGACACGGTCAAGACCGCCCAGCTCGCCGACCGGATCGACGACGGCGGGGAGGTCCTCGGCGCCGTCCTCAACCGGGTCACCCGCCACACCGACGTCCCGGCGATCGCCGACGAACTCGGCCACCACCTCCTCGCGGTCGTGCCGGACGACCTGGAGGCCACCAGCCGGGAACCGCTCGTGCTGAACGCGCCCGATAGCCGCGCCGCCCAGGCCTTCCAGGGACTGACCGACCACCTCGACGAGGTCTTCTTCATGGGCGCCGATTCCGGCGATCTCGACACGGTCGTCGAGGAGGAGTGGTTCGTCGGGGACGACGAGGCGGACGCGGCCGAAGCGGAGGAGGCGGTGGAGGCCGACGACGCCGACGAGGACGACGAGTCCGGCGGCGTGTTCGGCCTGTTCAACTGA
- the prf1 gene encoding peptide chain release factor aRF-1, with protein sequence MSESEQEQSDKQKYEFKKVIEDLKDYEGSGTQLVSIYVPEDKQISDVVAHVTQEHSEASNIKSKQTRTNVQDALTSIKDRLRYFDTYPPDNGLVLFSGAVDAGGGQTDMITEVLESPPQSIESFRYHCDSHFLTEPLEEMLADKGLFGLIVLDRREANVGWLRGKRVEPVKSASSLVPGKQRKGGQSAQRFARLRLEAIDNFYQEVAGMANDLFVAERHELDGILVGGPSPTKDEFLDGDYLHHELQDTVIGKFDVAYTDESGLYDLVDAASDVLAEHEMLEDKRAMEEFFEQLHDGEKATYGFEPTRENLMMGAVDRLLISEDLRQDVVTYTCENGHDERELLDQREDTPEHTCDRCGDTVSAEAGEREDAIDHLMEIADQRGTETLFISTDFEKGDQLLSAFGGVAGLLRYSTGV encoded by the coding sequence ATGAGTGAGTCCGAGCAAGAGCAGTCTGACAAACAAAAATACGAGTTCAAGAAGGTCATCGAGGACCTGAAGGACTACGAGGGATCAGGAACGCAGCTCGTCTCTATCTACGTTCCCGAGGACAAGCAGATCAGCGACGTCGTCGCGCACGTCACGCAGGAGCACTCCGAGGCCTCCAACATCAAGTCCAAGCAGACGCGGACGAACGTCCAGGACGCCCTGACCTCCATCAAGGACCGACTGCGCTACTTCGACACGTACCCGCCGGACAACGGGCTCGTGCTGTTCTCCGGTGCCGTCGACGCCGGCGGCGGACAGACCGACATGATCACGGAGGTGCTGGAGAGCCCGCCCCAGTCCATCGAGTCGTTCCGGTACCACTGCGACTCGCACTTCCTGACCGAGCCCCTGGAGGAGATGCTGGCCGACAAGGGCCTGTTCGGCCTGATCGTCCTCGACCGCCGCGAGGCCAACGTCGGCTGGCTCCGGGGCAAGCGCGTCGAGCCCGTCAAGTCCGCCTCCTCGCTGGTGCCCGGCAAGCAGCGCAAAGGTGGCCAGTCCGCACAGCGGTTCGCCCGCCTGCGCCTGGAGGCCATCGACAACTTCTATCAGGAAGTCGCCGGGATGGCCAACGACCTGTTCGTCGCCGAGCGCCACGAACTGGACGGCATCCTCGTGGGCGGTCCCTCGCCGACGAAAGACGAGTTCCTCGACGGCGACTACCTCCACCACGAGCTTCAGGACACGGTCATCGGCAAGTTCGACGTCGCCTACACGGACGAGTCGGGGCTGTACGACCTCGTCGACGCCGCCAGCGACGTCCTCGCCGAGCACGAGATGCTGGAGGACAAGCGGGCCATGGAGGAGTTCTTCGAGCAGCTCCACGACGGCGAGAAGGCCACTTACGGGTTCGAGCCCACCCGCGAGAACCTGATGATGGGCGCCGTCGACCGCCTGCTCATCTCCGAGGACCTCCGGCAGGACGTCGTCACCTACACCTGCGAGAACGGCCACGACGAGCGCGAGCTACTCGACCAGCGGGAGGACACGCCCGAGCACACCTGCGACCGCTGCGGCGACACCGTCTCCGCCGAGGCCGGCGAGCGCGAGGACGCCATCGACCACCTCATGGAGATCGCCGACCAGCGCGGGACCGAGACGCTGTTCATCTCCACCGACTTCGAGAAGGGCGACCAGCTCCTGTCCGCCTTCGGCGGCGTCGCCGGCCTCCTGCGGTACTCTACCGGCGTCTAG
- a CDS encoding DUF6276 family protein: MTRDCPECGASMLAFPVEPALREYLPGDDPGAALCPRCLTLRPVADPPAEVPDFGRVSDAYPDGSSTAVPFALLLGLLSSLAIHRDEIAALLELVERGGTDPLLALDRLADDPDVESDVDLGGRRRQLEQLL; this comes from the coding sequence ATGACGCGCGACTGTCCGGAGTGCGGAGCGTCGATGCTCGCCTTCCCCGTCGAACCCGCGCTCCGCGAGTACCTGCCCGGCGACGATCCGGGCGCGGCGCTGTGTCCGCGCTGTCTGACCCTCCGACCCGTGGCCGATCCGCCGGCGGAGGTCCCCGACTTCGGCCGAGTGAGCGACGCGTACCCCGACGGATCGTCGACGGCGGTACCGTTCGCACTCCTGCTGGGGCTGCTGTCGTCGCTGGCCATCCACCGCGACGAGATCGCGGCGCTGCTCGAACTGGTCGAACGCGGCGGGACGGATCCGCTCCTGGCGCTCGACCGGTTGGCAGACGACCCCGACGTCGAGAGCGACGTCGACCTCGGCGGCCGTCGTCGCCAGCTCGAACAGCTGCTGTGA
- a CDS encoding V-type ATP synthase subunit D, whose product MAKDVKPTRKELMRIEDRIELSEQGHDTLEKKRDGLIMEFMDILDQAQDVRSDLEDSYDEAQHAIDMARAMEGDVAVRGAAAALKEHPEITTQSKNIMGVVVPQIESSKVRKSLDERGYGVMGSSARIDEAADAYEELIENVILAAEVETAMKKMLNEIETTKRRVNALEFKLLPELHDNKEYIEQKLEEQEREEIFRMKKIKAKKEEEERAEREAAEEEEEPATVAADD is encoded by the coding sequence ATGGCCAAGGACGTCAAACCCACTCGCAAGGAGCTGATGCGCATCGAGGACCGCATCGAGCTCTCCGAGCAGGGCCACGACACGCTGGAGAAGAAGCGCGACGGGCTCATCATGGAGTTCATGGACATCCTCGACCAGGCCCAGGACGTCCGATCTGACCTGGAGGACTCCTACGACGAGGCCCAGCACGCCATCGACATGGCGCGCGCGATGGAGGGCGACGTCGCGGTGCGGGGCGCGGCCGCGGCGCTGAAAGAGCACCCCGAGATCACGACGCAGTCCAAGAACATCATGGGCGTCGTCGTCCCGCAGATCGAGTCCAGCAAGGTCCGCAAGTCCCTCGACGAGCGCGGGTACGGCGTCATGGGCAGCTCCGCGCGCATCGACGAGGCCGCCGACGCCTACGAGGAGCTCATCGAGAACGTCATCCTCGCCGCCGAGGTCGAGACGGCAATGAAGAAGATGCTCAACGAGATCGAGACGACCAAGCGCCGCGTCAACGCCCTCGAGTTCAAGCTCCTGCCCGAGCTCCACGACAACAAGGAGTACATCGAGCAGAAGCTCGAGGAGCAAGAGCGCGAGGAGATCTTCCGCATGAAGAAGATCAAGGCCAAGAAGGAAGAGGAAGAGCGGGCCGAGCGCGAGGCCGCCGAGGAAGAGGAAGAGCCGGCGACGGTCGCGGCGGACGACTGA
- a CDS encoding ATP synthase subunit B, producing MKEYQTITEISGPLVFVETDEPVGYDEIVEIETGDGQTRRGQVLESASDHVAIQVFEGTEGIDRDSSVRFLGETMKMPVTEDLLGRVLDGTGRPIDGGPDIVPDERQDIVGAAINPYSREYPEEFIQTGVSAIDGMNTLVRGQKLPIFSASGLPHNELALQIARQASVPEEEEGDDEGSEFAVIFGAMGITQEEANEFMDDFERTGALERSVVFMNLADDPAVERTLTPRLALTTAEYLAFEKDYHVLVILTDMTNYCEALREIGAAREEVPGRRGYPGYMYTDLAQLYERAGRIKGREGSVTQIPILTMPGDDDTHPIPDLTGYITEGQIYVDRDLNSQGVQPPVDVLPSLSRLMDDGIGEGLTRADHADVKDQIFAAYAEGEDLRDLVNIVGREALSDLDNKYLDFADRFEDEFVDQGYDTNRSIDETLEIGWDLLSMLPKEELNRIDEEAIEEHYREDAEAEEVAAD from the coding sequence ATGAAAGAGTACCAGACGATCACGGAAATCAGCGGACCGCTGGTCTTCGTCGAGACCGACGAGCCCGTCGGCTACGACGAGATCGTCGAGATCGAGACCGGCGACGGCCAGACGCGACGCGGCCAGGTGCTGGAATCGGCCAGCGACCACGTCGCCATCCAGGTGTTCGAGGGGACCGAGGGGATCGACCGCGACTCCTCGGTGCGCTTCCTCGGCGAGACCATGAAGATGCCCGTGACCGAGGACCTCCTCGGTCGCGTGCTGGACGGGACCGGCCGCCCGATCGACGGCGGCCCGGACATCGTCCCGGACGAGCGCCAGGACATCGTCGGCGCCGCGATCAACCCCTACTCCCGGGAGTACCCCGAGGAGTTCATCCAGACCGGCGTCTCGGCCATCGACGGCATGAACACGCTGGTCCGCGGCCAGAAGCTACCGATCTTCTCGGCCTCGGGGCTGCCGCACAACGAACTCGCCCTGCAGATCGCCCGTCAGGCCTCCGTGCCGGAGGAGGAAGAGGGCGACGACGAGGGCTCGGAGTTCGCGGTGATCTTCGGCGCGATGGGGATCACCCAGGAAGAGGCCAACGAGTTCATGGACGACTTCGAGCGCACCGGCGCGCTCGAGCGGTCGGTCGTCTTCATGAACCTCGCCGACGACCCGGCCGTCGAGCGGACGCTGACGCCGCGGCTGGCGCTGACCACCGCGGAGTACCTCGCCTTCGAGAAGGACTACCACGTCCTGGTCATCCTGACGGACATGACCAACTACTGCGAGGCGCTGCGCGAGATCGGGGCCGCCCGCGAGGAGGTCCCCGGCCGCCGTGGCTACCCCGGGTACATGTACACCGACCTGGCCCAGCTCTACGAGCGCGCCGGTCGGATCAAGGGCCGCGAGGGATCGGTGACGCAGATCCCGATCCTCACGATGCCGGGCGACGACGACACGCACCCGATCCCGGACCTGACCGGGTACATCACCGAGGGCCAGATCTACGTCGATCGGGACCTCAACAGCCAGGGCGTCCAGCCGCCGGTCGACGTCCTGCCGAGCCTCTCCCGGCTGATGGACGACGGCATCGGCGAGGGGCTGACCCGCGCCGACCACGCCGACGTGAAGGACCAGATCTTCGCCGCCTACGCGGAGGGCGAGGACCTGCGCGACCTCGTGAACATCGTCGGTCGCGAGGCGCTGTCCGACCTCGACAACAAGTACCTCGACTTCGCCGACCGGTTCGAGGACGAGTTCGTCGACCAGGGCTACGACACCAACCGGTCGATCGACGAGACGCTGGAGATCGGCTGGGACCTCCTCTCGATGCTCCCGAAGGAGGAGCTCAACCGCATCGACGAGGAGGCCATCGAGGAGCACTACCGCGAGGACGCCGAGGCCGAGGAAGTCGCCGCCGACTGA
- a CDS encoding ATP synthase subunit A, with protein sequence MSQATESDVREDGVIESVSGPVVTATDLDARMNDVVYVGHEGLMGEVIEIEGNITTIQVYEETSGVSPGEPVESTGAPLSVDLGPGMLDAIYDGVQRPLDVLEEKMGSAYLDRGVDAPGIDLEKTWEFNPEVSAGDEVEPGDVVGIVPETPSIDHKVMVPPDYEGGEVVAVESGDYTVEETVVELDNGEEIQMRQEWPVREQRPSVEKQTPTTPLVSGQRVLDGLFPIAKGGTAAIPGPFGSGKTVTQHQLAKWADADIVVYVGCGERGNEMTEVIEDFPELEDPTTGNALMDRTCLIANTSNMPVAARESCVYTGITIAEYFRDMGYDVALMADSTSRWAEAMREISSRLEEMPGEEGYPAYLAARLSQFYERAGYFENINGTEGSVSVIGAVSPPGGDFSEPVTQNTLRIVKTFWALDADLAERRHFPSINWNESYSLYRDQLDPWFRENVREDWPEQRQWAIDVLDEEAELQEIVQLVGKDALPEDQQLTLEIARYLREAWLQQNAFHDVDTFCEPEKTYRILGAIKTYNDAAFEALEAGVPVEEITDVDAAPRLNRIGVQEDYNEYVDELEDDIESQLRELY encoded by the coding sequence ATGAGTCAAGCAACAGAATCTGACGTCAGAGAGGACGGCGTCATCGAGAGCGTCTCGGGGCCGGTCGTCACCGCGACCGACCTCGACGCCCGGATGAACGACGTGGTGTACGTCGGTCACGAAGGGCTGATGGGCGAAGTGATCGAGATCGAAGGCAACATCACCACGATCCAGGTGTACGAGGAGACGTCCGGCGTCTCCCCCGGCGAACCCGTCGAGTCGACGGGTGCGCCGCTCTCCGTGGACCTCGGGCCCGGCATGCTGGACGCCATCTACGACGGCGTCCAGCGCCCGCTCGACGTCCTGGAGGAGAAGATGGGCTCGGCGTACCTCGACCGCGGGGTCGACGCGCCGGGCATCGACCTGGAGAAGACCTGGGAGTTCAACCCCGAGGTCTCCGCGGGCGACGAGGTCGAACCCGGCGACGTCGTCGGGATCGTCCCCGAGACGCCCAGTATCGACCACAAGGTGATGGTCCCGCCCGACTACGAGGGCGGCGAGGTCGTCGCCGTCGAGTCCGGCGACTACACCGTCGAGGAGACGGTCGTCGAACTCGACAACGGCGAGGAGATCCAGATGCGCCAGGAGTGGCCGGTGCGCGAGCAGCGGCCCTCCGTCGAGAAGCAGACCCCGACCACGCCGCTCGTGTCGGGCCAGCGCGTGCTGGACGGCCTGTTCCCCATCGCGAAGGGCGGGACGGCCGCTATCCCGGGTCCGTTCGGCTCCGGGAAGACGGTCACCCAGCACCAGCTCGCCAAGTGGGCCGACGCGGACATCGTCGTCTACGTCGGCTGCGGCGAGCGCGGCAACGAGATGACCGAGGTAATCGAGGACTTCCCCGAGCTGGAGGACCCGACCACCGGCAACGCGCTGATGGACCGGACGTGCCTCATCGCGAACACCTCGAACATGCCCGTCGCGGCACGCGAGTCCTGCGTGTACACGGGCATCACCATCGCGGAGTACTTCCGCGACATGGGCTACGACGTCGCGCTGATGGCCGACTCCACCTCCCGGTGGGCCGAGGCCATGCGCGAGATCTCCTCCCGCCTGGAGGAGATGCCCGGCGAGGAGGGGTACCCCGCGTACCTGGCCGCCCGCCTCTCGCAGTTCTACGAGCGGGCCGGCTACTTCGAGAACATCAACGGCACGGAGGGTTCGGTCTCCGTCATCGGGGCCGTCTCGCCGCCGGGCGGTGACTTCTCCGAGCCGGTTACCCAGAACACGCTGCGCATCGTCAAGACGTTCTGGGCGCTGGACGCCGACCTCGCGGAGCGTCGGCACTTCCCGTCGATCAACTGGAACGAATCGTACTCGCTCTATCGGGACCAGCTCGACCCGTGGTTCCGCGAGAACGTCCGCGAGGACTGGCCCGAGCAGCGCCAGTGGGCCATCGACGTCCTCGACGAGGAGGCCGAACTGCAGGAGATCGTCCAGCTCGTCGGCAAGGACGCGCTGCCGGAGGACCAGCAGCTGACCCTGGAGATCGCCCGCTACCTCCGCGAGGCGTGGCTCCAGCAGAACGCGTTCCACGACGTCGACACCTTCTGTGAGCCGGAGAAGACCTACCGGATCCTCGGGGCCATCAAGACGTACAACGACGCCGCCTTCGAGGCGCTCGAGGCCGGCGTCCCGGTCGAGGAGATCACCGACGTCGACGCCGCGCCCCGGCTCAACCGCATCGGCGTCCAGGAGGACTACAACGAGTACGTCGACGAGCTCGAGGACGACATCGAATCCCAGCTGCGGGAGCTCTACTGA
- a CDS encoding V-type ATP synthase subunit F, protein MSQEIGVIGSPDFTTGFRLAGVRKFANVPADEKDERLDEAVSEMLEDEEIGIVVMHDDDLDHLSRDVRQDVETSVEPVLVTLGGGTGSGGLRDQIKRAIGIDLMDED, encoded by the coding sequence ATGAGCCAGGAGATCGGCGTCATCGGCAGTCCGGACTTCACGACCGGCTTCCGACTGGCCGGCGTCCGGAAGTTCGCCAACGTGCCCGCCGACGAGAAGGACGAGCGCCTGGACGAGGCCGTCTCGGAGATGCTCGAGGACGAGGAGATCGGCATCGTCGTGATGCACGACGACGACCTCGACCACCTCTCCCGGGACGTCCGCCAGGACGTCGAGACCAGCGTCGAACCGGTGCTGGTCACGCTCGGCGGCGGAACCGGCAGCGGCGGACTGCGCGACCAGATCAAGCGAGCGATCGGCATCGACCTGATGGACGAAGACTAA